DNA from Coprobacter tertius:
AATCGGTTTTCTTAAGGGAAATCAATCCTATCGGTGTAGATATCGTATCATTATAATTCAACGTCTTATTCCAAGAAATATCATCATCAGAAATAGAAATTAGCACCTGTTTTTCAGATACCGGAGTAAGTTCGAATGTAAATGAAGAATTCTCATTACTTTTGATAAAATCGACTATAACGGGAGACGTTTTATACAAATTAACCGTACGCAATCCCATACTGGTCGTATAACTCACATCCAGCTGAAGCCGTCGTACGACATCTCTCATTAGACGAAACGACTGAAAAACGAGAATTTCGTTATCCACGCTATTCTTCATTAAATTGAATCCGCCCAAATCTCCAAAAGTCGAAGCTGCAGAATTGGCTCCTCCTTTTTCATCTTTTATCAGAACTGTAGCAGTACGAGTATATACCTTTGGAGTAGATTTTATATACAGAACTGCCAATAATAAACATACGATTATCGAAAGTACGAACCATTTCCACTGAGAAATGACTAATTCTAATATATCCCTAAGGTTAAGACCTTCCTGGCTGTCTTCTTCTATATTGCTATATTCCTGTTCTTTCATGTTTATATCATCTTCTGAAAATAAGTATTGATAACGATACGAGAACCGACATTAACGACGCCCAAGCCGACATGTTCATAAACTGATTATCATTTGCCCTAATCGATTTCCGGTTATTAGGTTCTACATAAATCACATCGTTCTGTTGTAAATAATAGGCCGGAGAATCGAATATTTTTTTAGTACGCAGATCGGTATAAAACATTCTCCGTTGCCCGTCTTCTTCCCTTACGACCAGCACCCGATCTCTCTGTCCTTGTATATCGAGATCTCCAGCCATACTGAGTGCTTCGAAAATCGTCAATCGGTCTGAAATTATATTATAGGTTCCCGGCTTCTTAACTTCTCCCATTACCGACACTTTAAAATTCAATATTTTCACCGAGACGACCGGGTCGTTAACATATCCGTCTTTGATAAGCTTTTGCTGTATTTTCTGCCCCAATTCCGCCCGGGTAAGACCGGCTGCCTCGATCATTCCCAATACCGGGAAATTGATATATCCCTGAGCATCAACCAGATATCCGGAATTATTATTGGAAACAGCTCCTGTTTTATTTATCGTTTCGGCAGAATTTTCAAACAAAGTTATCAGCTCTGAGTCCTTACTCGACACAGTAATACCCAACATATCATCAGGTTGGATACGCACTTCATAATTTTTCACGATTTGTACCGTACTATCATTAGGCATATCCTGTAAATAAGCGATTTTCTTCTTCGCATTACAAGAGGATAATAACAATACAATCACCAAACAAGTCTTAAAATACAATAATTTTCTTACCATTTTTATTTTTAAAGGTATTTTTTAGTGGTCACAAAAATACGAAAATTAGACTATTACTCATGAAGATGTTTTAAAAAACTAACATAATGTTTTATTTATTGTTCATTATTATGAACAATTTTAAACAGATAACTGATATATTTCTTAAATTTGTTCAGATGCTGCTGCTACTTGAAAAGCATCGAGCACTCCGGCTTCCTGCTGATCATACTTTTCATAAACCGAATTTTTCGACTTAAACTCAGGAACAATTTCCTTCATCATCATAACCGTTTCGGGTATTTTTACATCTATCGACAAGCTTGTCAACTTATTAATAGCTTCTGCCACTTCATTAAAATCGTATTGCCGGACATTTGCTATCCGTATTTTGCGATGCGTCGTAGGTATGGTATTTTCTTTATTACTTAATAATTCTTCATAAAGTTTCTCACCAGGACGTAATCCGGTAAATTCTATCATAATATCTTTATTAGGAACAAATCCGGCTAATTCTATCATACGATACGCTAAATCTGCAATCTTTACCGGCTCGCCCATCTCAAATATAAATATCTCATCGCCTTTACCCATAGTAGCTGCTTCCATAACCAAACGACAAGCTTCGGGTATAGTCATAAAATAACGTATAATATCGGGATGTGTTACCGTCACAGGGCCACCGGCCTCGATCTGCGCTCTGAATCGCGGAATAACCGATCCGTTACTTCCTAATACATTTCCGAAACGGGTAGTTATAAATCGGGTTTCCCCCTCCTTTAATCCTTTACCGATCGCTACACTAAGACTTTGTACATAAATCTCAGCCAAACGTTTCGATGCACCCATAATATTCGATGGATTTACGGCCTTATCGGTAGATACCATAACAAATTTTTCTACGCCATATTTCACAGAATAATTAGCCAGGTTACAAGTTCCCCTTACATTTACCAATACGGCTTCACAAGGATTCTCCTCCATCAAAGGCACATGTTTATAGGCCGCAGCATGGAAAACAATTTGCGGATGAAAGTTCCTGAACGCAAAATCTACGCGGGCTTCCTGTCTTACGTCTCCGATAACAGGAACAAAGTCGAGATCGGGGAACCGTTCTTCCAGTTCGAGCCTCAATTCGTGCATAGGGGTTTCGCCCATATCGAAAAGAATAAGGCGTTTTATACGGAATGTCGCTAATTGACGGCATAACTCACTACCGATAGATCCGGCAGCACCCGTTACCATAACAATCTTATTTTCGAAATTAGAGATAATCTCATTCATGTTTATCTCTATTTCATCCCGTCCGAGAAGATCTTCGATACGAATTTCCCTAACTTTACGCATTCCCGTATTTCTTCCCCGGGGTATTTCTTCAACCGGTTGACCTACCAGTATTTTAATTTTCTCCTTTTCACAAAAACGAACGATTACATCTTTTTCTAAACGCACGCTTTTTTCATTGGGAAATATCACTGCATCTACTCGTACTTGTCCAAACAAATGCGCAAGTTCCTCGATATCTTTTATTTTATATACCGGTTTACCAATAATACGATATGCCTGATATCCCCCTCCGCGCGTAATAAAGCCTCCTATCCGGTAATCCTTATCCGGTAATGCCATAGCAAAAGAAACAGCATCCGAATCGGTACCATACATAAATACGCTCTTTTGTTTAGGAAATAGATTCGAAACTACCACCCCATACATAAGAATAAGCAAGATACGATAAGCAATAATCGCTATAGAGGTAAATAAAAAATCGAGGGTAAATGCTAACAACAGGAATTTATAGGGTAATTGAGTTTCCCAAATACAGCAAAAAGCAGATATGATTATTATTTTGGTAAAAACGGCAGCTCCAATTCGCCATAACTCTTTAAGGGTCATATGACGGATAATATTTCGGTATGTTTTCCACCCTAAAAACGATACGAAACCCGAAATTGCCGACATGATAAGAATCTTAACTTCTGAACTGCCCGACATCGGTATCCCCAAAACATATGAAACAAAAATACATGACAATAACGTACAAAATGTAGAAACAAAAATATCGGAACCTAATATAACCCAACGGTTCACATATTTCGCCGATACAATTTTCAATAAAAATCTTTTCATGCTCATCTTCCGCCGTAAAATTTCAGAGTCCATTACTATATAAACAACAGGAGGGCAGTTAATATGACTTAATTATATTTAAATATTACACCTTTATGTTTCTATCCTCTTTCTTTTTTACCCCAATCGCCGGACGAAGAAGAATTTCGCCATTACATTCGAATAAAGAATTTATCCAATGTGCCGCCGATCGAATATACTTAATAACCAAAATATAATCTCTAAAAAACAGCCCGCTATATACTTTGCAAAGATAGCAAAAAACACAAAAGATTATTTACTGTATATTCTTATTTTCCCGTATTTTTTCTTATCGTTAAACTTAAAATCATTTTATATTACTGATATACAAAATATTAACACAAAAATTGATTATACATATATAATATATATTAAATAACTTACACATTTAGTCGAATTTTCAGATATATTTTATGATTTTTTCAAGGAATACAAAATTAAAAACCTATATATAAATGATATACGTCGATCTTCTTTCCGGAATATTATCAGAGTTTTTTAATTCAATTATTGCTTTATGTCGAACTATTCCTTTATTTTGCACTTTTATCATTTTAACTAAAGTAAATGAATGGTATCGCAATTCTCGTAATCCTCGCCATATATTTCGGAGTATTGATGCTGATTTCGTTTCTCACAGGTAGAAAAAGTGATAACGAAGCTTTTTTTATCGGGGGTAAAAAGTCACCTTGGATGCTGGTAGCTTTCGGAATGATCGGGACTTCTATTTCGGGAGTTACTTTCGTCTCGGTACCCGGTATGCCCCTCTCCATCGACATGACCTATATGCAGACTGTCTTGGGATTTTCCTTAGGTTATTTTGTTATCGCCCATGTTCTGCTTCCGTTATATTATCGTCTCAACCTGACATCGATATATACATATCTCGATGACAGGTTCGGTCACAAGGCATATAAAACAGGTGCTTCGTTTTTTCTATTATCTAAAATTATAGGAGCTGCCGCGCGATTATATATCGTCGTACTCATATTGCAACGATTTGTTTTCGACCAGTGGCATATTCCGTTCTTTATCACGAGCTGTCTCATTATTGCCATGATATGGTTGTATTCCCATAAAAGCGGTATAAAAACAATTGTTTGGACAGATGCTCTGCAAACTTTTTTCCTTTTGGGGGCACTTGTCATGATTATTTGGCAATTAATGTCTCGAATGCAATTGGACATAACAGGAGTATTCGAGACCGTCAGACATAGCGAAATGTCGAAGATTTTTGTATTCGACGATTGGCAAAGCCGCCAAAATTTTTTAAAGCAATTTCTGAGCGGTATTTTTATCACGATCGTCATGACCGGGCTCGATCAGGATATGATGCAGAAAAACTTGTCGATACGCACTTTAAAAGCTTCACAGAAAAACATGTATTTTTACGGTCTGGCTTTTATTCCGGTAAATCTATTATTTCTCACTTTAGGAATATTACTTATAAATTACGCACATCAAACCAGTATAAGCATTCCACTGCTGAGTGACGAAATATTGCCGTTATTCGCTACCCAATATTTAGGAACCCCCGTCCTCATCTGTTTTTGCATCGGAATCA
Protein-coding regions in this window:
- a CDS encoding polysaccharide biosynthesis/export family protein; amino-acid sequence: MVRKLLYFKTCLVIVLLLSSCNAKKKIAYLQDMPNDSTVQIVKNYEVRIQPDDMLGITVSSKDSELITLFENSAETINKTGAVSNNNSGYLVDAQGYINFPVLGMIEAAGLTRAELGQKIQQKLIKDGYVNDPVVSVKILNFKVSVMGEVKKPGTYNIISDRLTIFEALSMAGDLDIQGQRDRVLVVREEDGQRRMFYTDLRTKKIFDSPAYYLQQNDVIYVEPNNRKSIRANDNQFMNMSAWASLMSVLVSLSILIFRR
- a CDS encoding polysaccharide biosynthesis protein, coding for MKRFLLKIVSAKYVNRWVILGSDIFVSTFCTLLSCIFVSYVLGIPMSGSSEVKILIMSAISGFVSFLGWKTYRNIIRHMTLKELWRIGAAVFTKIIIISAFCCIWETQLPYKFLLLAFTLDFLFTSIAIIAYRILLILMYGVVVSNLFPKQKSVFMYGTDSDAVSFAMALPDKDYRIGGFITRGGGYQAYRIIGKPVYKIKDIEELAHLFGQVRVDAVIFPNEKSVRLEKDVIVRFCEKEKIKILVGQPVEEIPRGRNTGMRKVREIRIEDLLGRDEIEINMNEIISNFENKIVMVTGAAGSIGSELCRQLATFRIKRLILFDMGETPMHELRLELEERFPDLDFVPVIGDVRQEARVDFAFRNFHPQIVFHAAAYKHVPLMEENPCEAVLVNVRGTCNLANYSVKYGVEKFVMVSTDKAVNPSNIMGASKRLAEIYVQSLSVAIGKGLKEGETRFITTRFGNVLGSNGSVIPRFRAQIEAGGPVTVTHPDIIRYFMTIPEACRLVMEAATMGKGDEIFIFEMGEPVKIADLAYRMIELAGFVPNKDIMIEFTGLRPGEKLYEELLSNKENTIPTTHRKIRIANVRQYDFNEVAEAINKLTSLSIDVKIPETVMMMKEIVPEFKSKNSVYEKYDQQEAGVLDAFQVAAASEQI
- a CDS encoding sodium:solute symporter; this encodes MNGIAILVILAIYFGVLMLISFLTGRKSDNEAFFIGGKKSPWMLVAFGMIGTSISGVTFVSVPGMPLSIDMTYMQTVLGFSLGYFVIAHVLLPLYYRLNLTSIYTYLDDRFGHKAYKTGASFFLLSKIIGAAARLYIVVLILQRFVFDQWHIPFFITSCLIIAMIWLYSHKSGIKTIVWTDALQTFFLLGALVMIIWQLMSRMQLDITGVFETVRHSEMSKIFVFDDWQSRQNFLKQFLSGIFITIVMTGLDQDMMQKNLSIRTLKASQKNMYFYGLAFIPVNLLFLTLGILLINYAHQTSISIPLLSDEILPLFATQYLGTPVLICFCIGIIAAAFSSADSALTALTTSFCIDILEVKSMPSHKAILWRKRIHILISVLFVFIILLIKVLNDKSIIDAIYTIAGYTYGPLLGLFAFGMFTRKQPIDRFIPFIAILSPLLCYFTDRFCILRFGYYFGYELLILNAFLTFTGLWVVSVKKLKKISIHKV